aaactaaacttTTATCATCAAGCTCCTAGAATTTATAAGCTACTATTATAAACGAGGTAGAAATACGGACTAACAAGCTCCCATAATTTATAGACTACTATTATAAACAGAATTGAAGTAGGCTACCTTGAAAACAGgatgttttttgttcttctttttatcttgAATTCTCGGTTAGAATATTTGGAAAACAGATTTTTtcgtatatattatattctatttaCGTACTTATATGAGATTTAGAATCTGAAAGAAGGATACAATTCAGCAAGCTGTCGATTATCAGGTTCGACAAGTCTTTCTAAAATTGATAATGCTTTCTGGTAGTCGCTCAGGGAAGTTTCAATGTCCTCTACATGAAGgagagaaaattaaatgaacttcaaaattagAGGATAACCCTCTAACTGGGGAGAAAGAAAGGGGAATAATATCAAAGAAAcacaaaccaaaccaattgAATGTGTATCACAACAGAGCAAATAAAATGCATGTGTACCTCTTTCCAGAGCAACTTCTGCCAAGGCTTACAATATGTCCACTTTCTCCATCGTATCACCCGAGTCTTTTTCAACTATTGCTCTGGCAACGTCTAGCATTTTCCAAGCTAAATCAAGGTCAGATTCGTCTTCATCTGCATCTGCTAAGTCCTCAGTACCACTATCATCACCCTCTTCTTCATCCTGATCTTTCTTACTGGAAACTGtctcaaagaaaaaacaaggaaaatggAAGGTCAAAAATCTCCTAATgagataacttttttttagaatgtacattttttttatttaaaagatggGGATAATCTTAAAATGAAGACCAGCAATAAAATAACGCAATCAAAATCAAGCGGACCAATGTTAATATTCAAAGTTTAACTGTTCATAATTTAAGTGATTCACTAAAAATGATACATTATAGAAGTTGAGATTCCATGTACGTTATGCATCAAACAGAGCTCTATAAAGGAAGATAAGATATAACTTCTATGTGATGCATCAGTAGATACCATCAAATCTACATAATTGTACTTTTAAAAACAAGGAACAGAAAATTCATTCAAACGATGTGTACATATCAAAGCAGTGAACTACAAGCCCCAAGAAAATTGTTCTACTCAAAGTGCTTGATTACATAGataagaaatttataaaattattgaagttGAATACAATACAAATCTGTTGTTGCAAACACGATGATTCAATGCAAAAACTTCTCTTAAAACAGTATTTTGATCACATGAGGAAGTTAAGATTAAATAGTCAAATAGACATCAGCAAGTTAGCAAAGAATCCCAAGCCAGATGTCTTGTCTTGAATTACCAAAAACTATTCAAGTTATTTCTTAGGAGTTAGGGCCCCAAAGCTCCGAAACGATTACATAGGATGATGATagcattaatttttttgtaataaaactGGATGGTGGATGTACATGAAGAAGGTAAATATTGACGAGTGTGACAGTGGGGACACATCCAGAAGTAAAGCAATAAGGCATCAATAATTTGTTGAACATAAGTTGTAAAGATCCCTAAAGACTTGTAGTTACTATTCCCATTTGCTActaaaacaataaaacttcTGGGATTATTTTAAGCTTCacatgaaatttataattcatcaaattctaaaataatgtATAAAGTGATCGGCATTTTCTAAAGCACTAAGtggattttaaaatgaaaaaaaatgcaaggagCCACACTGGAGATGCAAAAAAGAAGATGCAAGCCTAGATGAGGTGAGGTGCATGATATCACATGGAAAAGTAATTCTTtctaaatattgaaatattgcagaacataaaaaatcataaaatgttGCTGCAAGCActttgaaaagagaaaataaaaggaaacgATAGAGATACCATCATCTGATATCAAAGTGAAAGGAGGAAACAAGAAACTAAAGTGGAAGACAAAGCTTCAGTAAAGGCACTTATACGCAAGACATAAGGAAGGGTACTTGAATGTGCACTGTGATAAGTCACCACGCCAAGGTATGTCAGTCCCCTAGATACAAGTCAAATGACTTCCACAGAAGGCAAGATACCCACCCACCTACCCAATTAGAGCTGGAAGCCTAGAAACATGTAGGTGTGTTCTAAACAGGAAATGATGATAGTCATCAATGATTAACGTGTATGCATTCTAACTTAgcaatatataaaaaatccTGCTTTTCACGAAACAATGAAAATCATCACATTCTGATGTCCACCAAATTCATCGCTTAGGTTACCAAGAAATACATCAATGAaacaaagataaaataaaaccagAAGCATGTTGCTCTCAATGCTCAAGTATATCAGATCAAGGTGGAATCCCCTACAAGTTAGTCAAATATTAAAGGGGAATCCATTAGGCTGCAACATGCCATGTTTCATGtagattttaaataatgtaaaatagaaatatccaaggaaaagaaaagaaacaaaaaagccagaaaattaagaaagaatAGTATGCAAGCTTCAGTTTTCAATTtcgaataatttattttaaccgAAACTCCTCCTTCCttaggaagaagatgaaagaattttcaaattcaaaaatataaatttgccTTCTCTGTCATTGGAAAGTGTCcaacaagaaaagagaaaggaaatgtAAGTTAAGAAATAGATAAGTCAGACATCATGAGGAAGATACCAACCATCATCTGCAACTCCATCCACCAGTTCAGCATTGCTGGAAACAGAAGCTTTTGATGACTCGCCATTTTCAGCATTCTTAACAGATTCATCTTTGTAAGATTGTTGATGGGGTTCACCTTCTTTTTTTGGGACAGCTCCCAGTGGATCTGCCTCCTCCTGGGCTTTGTACAATAAAGCACATCCATATTTGTAGTACAATTTAACACATTCCGGAGCCAGTTCACCATATCGCGCAGCTCTGCAGTGAaatattttcaacattattactagaaaaaacaaatcaaaggATGAAACTAAACGCATGCAAATGCTTGATTTAAGAATACACTTTTCACATCGTAAAAGAGACATGTTCGCAACAGGTATCCAATGATATagacaagaaataaaaatgagcaACAAGTTCTTATATGCAAAAGTTAAATAAAGTTAGAACCTAACAACATTACAAAACCTCGTtaaaactcaatttcatatcCTACCAAGACTGTTCGGTGATCCTGACGAGCGGTTGATcttcaacaaaagaaagataaagttCCGAAAATGAATCTGGAGCAACGAAAAGCTCCCCCACCGctaaagaaaatggaattaaGATTTACCAAGATGAAAATCTTAAAACTGACTAAATGATAAGTGGAAACATGTGATCTAACAGAGTGAAGCAATTGTAACAAATCAACTCTAAGACTCCAAGGGTAATAAAAGCTCGACTTTCATCTTCGTTCCAGAATTCAATTCATAATCAAGAAGAAACTGAagagaaagtgaaaaataacCAAACCCTAACCTAATCTCAAGGGCACGGCTGAAGCAATCGACAGCCTCAACGAAATCGTTGTCCTTAATAGCCTTGGAACCCTTCTCCAGCAACTCTTCGGCCAGCTCCAACGATTTTTCACCACTTCCATCAGAGGTTTGAGCAGTGGATTCAGCAGCGGGCTTCGTTTCATTGGAACAATTGCAAGACGAGTCGAGGCCTCCCAGAACATCGGACTCAGTGGTGGCCTTACTGACGTTCAGGATTTCGTCGAGTTTCGGTTTCTGCAACGTCACTGAGAGCTCCGATGGTGGATCTTCGTCGGCCATGGCTATAGTTTCGAAGCTCGGAGAAAATGGAGGTTTAAGCAGAGGAGTCCGCACTTCAAGCTTTAAAATCCTTTTTGGGCGGAAACGCGACAACAAAacttgtattaaaaaaaattgcacaATATCCAATTTAtacattcatttaaattcgtatccattttaaaatggttaatCCCTTCtataaaatttctttaaatataagaatttttttttttttcatcaacttttttttaaaatcttaaattttaaaaaaaatgctaaaacTCTCGGATCGTCTTATTATCCCTTCAGGGTATCTGAGGggatatattattgaaatatattttatatagtaaTCAGTTAggattttatatttgatatattaatgaaaattggacTTTAGATCTCACTAGGACTTTTATCCTATTTGTGTTTCTCGGACATTCAATCCCActtatgtttctcattcttaattTGGTACCCGaacatcattcttaacatacatgacttttGTTAGGGGAGTGTGTACATCAAACTCGAAAATCCGAAAATCCAAATCGATCCAACCTTTGATAGCACGATTACCCAATTATCCTCCTTCCCGCTTAACGATTCACTAGTCACCATGTTCTATCGACTTTTAAAATCTCCTTTCAAGTTGTGGTTACTCCTCAGTCGTCCTAGGTCATTGGATGTGGAATAGGTCTTTTCAAGTTCTCTCGTATTCCTCCTTGACGCACTCAAGGTCTATTAAGATCTCAATATTGTCAAGTCATGCAATATGCATCATTCCTTAACTTGTATCTAACATTATCTATTTACTTCATGCACTTGTTCACGGGAGTGGATCACATGACTTTTATCTAAAGTAATAGGTATGTTCGACCAAAGATTTTATCCACTCAATAGTAAAATCCTCAAAGGCTAAATTAGACAACATATTCAGCTCACTCGCTCATAAGTCCTATGCTTTATATGATCCTTATGAACTCATTTGGATTGGACGTACTCACATCAGGGTCCTTAATTTGTTGTGATTGGTAATAGACTATTAACCCTGGCCAAATCTCAACACTACTCAAGGTCATTTGTGGCTTGAtagttactcggtttttgcGCTCTGTCATATCCCCTTTAGATATTAGCAAATCTCGTGCCACCAATCGCATTTGTGACGACTATAGCCTAACAATGATGACCTTTTGCCACCGCTTCTGCCGACTTATATGTAGCTTCATTCTCGGTTAGAAAAATACATTG
The Cucurbita pepo subsp. pepo cultivar mu-cu-16 chromosome LG16, ASM280686v2, whole genome shotgun sequence genome window above contains:
- the LOC111777578 gene encoding LOW QUALITY PROTEIN: protein HGV2 (The sequence of the model RefSeq protein was modified relative to this genomic sequence to represent the inferred CDS: substituted 1 base at 1 genomic stop codon) is translated as MADEDPPSELSVTLQKPKLDEILNVSKATTESDVLGGLDSSCNCSNETKPAAESTAQTSDGSGEKSLELAEELLEKGSKAIKDNDFVEAVDCFSRALEIRAARYGELAPECVKLYYKYGCALLYKAQEEADPLGAVPKKEGEPHQQSYKDESVKNAENGESSKASVSSNAELVDGVADDVSSKKDQDEEEGDDSGTEDLADADEDESDLDLAWKMLDVARAIVEKDSGDTMEKVDILXALAEVALEREDIETSLSDYQKALSILERLVEPDNRQLAELNFRVCLCLEFGSQPQEAISFCQKAISICKSRVMRLTDEVKGIIVPTTASSTSGSEPEVPLSSNDSQTDNANAATEKQSEIEILSGLLVELEKKLEDLQQLASNPKSILSEILGIGAAKAKVEKIAPPLPAVLNSSQMGSANSNGGFDSPTVSTAHTNGAAGVTHLGVVGRGVKRVSTNSESADSSHPTKKRATDSSTQDKGDGSSA